Proteins encoded together in one Mycobacterium noviomagense window:
- a CDS encoding cell division protein FtsQ/DivIB, with amino-acid sequence MVSEPTSGPATDAATEPIATPEGENPDSGAIRFEGPRRRARQERAERRAAEARARAIEEARREAKRKARGGVLGEGKPVPRGAVRGLKMMLATVLLAVVTVGLGLILYFTPVMSARSIVVAGTGAVTREEVLDTAKVRPGTPLLQIDTDAVADRVAAIRRVASARVQRQYPSTLRITIVERVPVVVKDFPDGPHLYDRDGVDFAIAPPPPALPYIDVDNPGPTDPATKAVLAVLTALRPEVAGQVGRVAAPSVASITLTLADGRTVIWGTTDRTEEKAEKLAALLTQPGKTYDLSSPDLPTVK; translated from the coding sequence GTGGTGAGCGAACCGACGTCCGGGCCGGCGACCGACGCGGCGACCGAGCCGATCGCCACCCCGGAGGGCGAAAATCCCGACTCGGGGGCGATCCGTTTCGAAGGCCCGCGTCGTCGGGCCCGCCAGGAGCGCGCCGAGCGGCGCGCCGCGGAAGCCCGGGCCAGGGCGATCGAAGAGGCCCGCCGGGAGGCCAAACGAAAAGCCCGCGGCGGCGTACTCGGCGAGGGCAAACCCGTTCCGCGGGGCGCCGTTCGCGGATTGAAGATGATGCTCGCGACGGTCCTGTTGGCGGTGGTCACCGTCGGGCTCGGGCTCATCCTGTACTTCACGCCGGTGATGTCGGCGCGCAGCATCGTCGTCGCCGGAACCGGCGCGGTGACTCGCGAGGAGGTACTCGACACGGCAAAGGTGCGGCCCGGGACACCGCTGCTGCAGATCGACACCGACGCAGTCGCCGACCGGGTGGCAGCCATCCGACGGGTGGCCAGCGCGCGGGTGCAGCGCCAGTATCCGTCGACGCTGCGCATCACGATCGTCGAGCGGGTTCCCGTGGTGGTCAAGGACTTTCCCGATGGCCCGCACCTCTACGACCGCGACGGTGTCGACTTCGCCATCGCCCCGCCGCCACCGGCGCTGCCCTATATCGACGTCGACAATCCCGGTCCGACGGATCCGGCAACCAAGGCTGTGCTGGCGGTGCTCACCGCGCTGCGCCCGGAGGTGGCGGGCCAGGTCGGGCGGGTGGCGGCTCCGTCGGTTGCCTCCATCACGTTGACGCTGGCGGACGGGCGAACCGTGATCTGGGGGACCACCGACCGCACCGAGGAGAAGGCCGAGAAACTGGCCGCGCTGCTGACGCAGCCCGGAAAGACTTATGACCTGTCCAGCCCGGACTTGCCGACGGTCAAGTAG
- the murC gene encoding UDP-N-acetylmuramate--L-alanine ligase, translating to MSDTSLPPELERVHMVGIGGAGMSGIARILLDRGGMVSGSDAKESRGVRALRARGALIRIGHDTSSLDLLPGGPTAVITTHAAIPKTNPELVEARRRGIPVVLRPAVLAKLMAGRTTLMVTGTHGKTTTTSMLIVALQHCGLDPSFAVGGELGEAGTNAHHGSGDYFVAEADESDGSLLEYTPHVAVVTNIESDHLDFFGSVDAYTAVFDSFVERLAPGGALVVCTDDPGAAALAERTAALGIRVLRYGSQPADHGPASRKYPLTATLLSWEQQGTGAVAHIQLVGDPNPWAMRLSVPGRHMALNALGAFLAAIEIGAPPESVLDGLAGFEGVRRRFELIGTAASVRVFDDYAHHPTEISATLAAVRTLLDQSGNGRAVVVFQPHLYSRTKTFAAEFGHALDAADEVFVLDVYGAREQPLPGVSGASVAEHVSVPVHYVPDFSAVAETVAAAVRPGDVVVTMGAGDVTMLAPEIVTALRVRANRTLPGRPGGQW from the coding sequence GTGAGCGATACGTCGCTGCCGCCGGAGTTGGAGCGGGTGCACATGGTCGGCATTGGGGGAGCGGGCATGTCGGGCATCGCCCGCATCCTGCTGGACCGCGGGGGGATGGTCTCGGGGTCGGACGCCAAGGAGTCGCGAGGTGTGCGTGCGTTGCGCGCCCGCGGTGCGCTGATCCGCATCGGCCACGACACCTCGTCGCTGGATCTGCTGCCCGGCGGGCCGACTGCGGTCATCACCACCCATGCCGCGATCCCCAAGACCAACCCCGAGCTGGTCGAAGCCCGCCGCCGCGGCATCCCGGTGGTGCTGAGGCCCGCCGTGCTGGCCAAGCTGATGGCCGGGCGCACCACGTTGATGGTCACCGGAACGCACGGTAAGACGACCACGACGTCGATGCTGATCGTTGCGCTGCAGCACTGCGGGCTCGATCCGTCGTTCGCGGTCGGAGGCGAGCTGGGCGAGGCCGGAACCAACGCCCACCACGGCAGCGGCGACTACTTCGTCGCCGAGGCTGACGAAAGTGACGGCTCGCTGCTCGAGTACACGCCCCACGTCGCGGTCGTCACCAACATCGAGTCCGATCATCTGGACTTCTTTGGCAGCGTCGACGCGTATACGGCAGTGTTCGACTCCTTCGTCGAACGCCTTGCCCCCGGTGGGGCCCTCGTGGTCTGCACCGACGATCCGGGAGCGGCCGCGTTGGCGGAACGCACTGCGGCGCTGGGCATTCGGGTGCTGCGCTATGGCAGCCAGCCAGCCGATCACGGTCCCGCAAGCCGGAAATATCCACTAACCGCCACGCTGCTGTCGTGGGAGCAGCAAGGCACAGGCGCGGTGGCGCACATCCAGCTAGTCGGCGATCCCAACCCCTGGGCGATGCGGCTATCGGTGCCGGGCCGGCACATGGCGCTCAACGCGTTGGGCGCATTCCTTGCCGCTATTGAAATCGGCGCTCCGCCAGAGTCGGTGCTCGACGGCCTGGCCGGTTTTGAAGGGGTGCGCCGGCGATTCGAGCTGATCGGCACTGCGGCGTCGGTGCGGGTATTCGACGACTACGCCCACCACCCGACGGAAATCAGCGCGACGCTGGCTGCTGTCCGCACACTGCTGGACCAAAGCGGCAACGGTCGGGCCGTGGTCGTGTTCCAGCCCCACTTATATTCGCGGACAAAAACTTTCGCAGCCGAGTTCGGCCACGCCCTCGATGCCGCCGACGAGGTCTTCGTGCTCGATGTCTACGGCGCACGCGAACAACCGCTGCCCGGTGTGAGCGGAGCCAGTGTGGCCGAGCACGTCAGCGTGCCGGTGCACTATGTTCCGGATTTCTCCGCCGTCGCCGAGACGGTGGCCGCGGCGGTTCGGCCCGGCGACGTCGTCGTCACCATGGGCGCCGGCGACGTGACCATGCTGGCGCCCGAGATCGTGACCGCGTTGCGGGTGCGGGCGAACCGCACGTTGCCGGGCCGTCCCGGGGGGCAGTGGTGA
- the murG gene encoding undecaprenyldiphospho-muramoylpentapeptide beta-N-acetylglucosaminyltransferase, whose translation MGASWRASTPRRPASATQRACSRTGRSALLNDSVTQPAADAALSVVLAGGGTAGHVEPAMAVADALTALDPQVRITALGTARGLETRLVPERGYPLELITPVPLPRKLSADLARLPPRVMRAVRQTRAVLDEVDADVVIGFGGYVALPAYLAARGIPGRRRRIPVVIHEANASAGLANRVGAPIAVRVLSAVPDCGLRRTEVVGVPVRSAITGLDRAALRSSARAHFGFSEDDRVLLVFGGSQGAASINRAVSAAASDLAAAGVAVLHAYGPKNALDLRAPAPGDPPYVAVPYLDRMDLAYAAADLAICRSGAMTVAEVSAVGLPAVYVPLPIGNGEQRLNAVPVVNAGGGLLVADADLTPRFVAEQVAGLLNDPPRLAAMTAAAARAAHPDAAQRVAQAGLDVARQARGARERRPTGTG comes from the coding sequence ATCGGGGCATCATGGAGAGCGTCAACGCCACGCCGGCCAGCGTCAGCCACGCAGCGGGCGTGCTCGCGCACTGGAAGGTCAGCGTTATTGAACGACTCGGTCACACAGCCAGCCGCAGACGCCGCGTTGTCGGTCGTCCTCGCCGGCGGTGGCACGGCCGGTCATGTCGAACCCGCCATGGCCGTCGCCGACGCCTTGACCGCATTGGATCCGCAGGTACGCATCACCGCTCTGGGCACCGCCCGCGGGTTGGAGACCAGGCTGGTGCCCGAGCGGGGCTACCCACTCGAGCTGATCACCCCGGTACCGCTGCCGCGTAAGCTCAGCGCCGATTTGGCCCGGCTGCCGCCGCGGGTAATGCGAGCGGTCCGGCAGACCCGCGCGGTGCTCGACGAGGTCGACGCCGACGTCGTGATCGGGTTCGGTGGCTACGTCGCGCTACCGGCGTATTTGGCCGCCCGCGGCATACCCGGCCGTCGGCGCCGCATACCGGTGGTGATCCATGAAGCCAACGCCAGCGCCGGGCTAGCCAACCGGGTCGGCGCTCCGATCGCGGTCCGGGTGCTGTCCGCCGTGCCCGATTGCGGGCTGCGGCGCACCGAGGTGGTCGGTGTGCCGGTGCGCTCGGCGATCACCGGGCTGGACCGCGCGGCTTTGCGGTCGTCCGCGCGTGCCCACTTCGGCTTCAGCGAGGACGACCGCGTGCTGCTGGTGTTCGGCGGCTCGCAGGGCGCGGCGTCGATCAACCGCGCTGTCTCCGCGGCGGCCAGTGACTTGGCGGCCGCCGGCGTTGCCGTTTTGCATGCCTACGGGCCCAAGAACGCTCTGGACCTGCGGGCACCAGCGCCCGGCGACCCGCCGTATGTGGCGGTGCCCTACCTGGACCGGATGGACTTGGCTTATGCCGCAGCCGATTTGGCGATCTGTCGGTCCGGGGCGATGACTGTCGCCGAGGTCTCCGCCGTCGGGCTGCCCGCGGTCTACGTCCCGCTGCCCATCGGCAACGGCGAACAGCGGCTCAACGCGGTGCCGGTGGTCAACGCCGGCGGCGGGCTGCTGGTCGCCGACGCGGACTTGACACCGCGCTTCGTGGCCGAACAGGTGGCCGGGCTGCTGAACGACCCGCCGCGGCTGGCGGCGATGACGGCGGCTGCTGCCCGGGCCGCGCATCCGGATGCGGCGCAGCGGGTGGCTCAGGCTGGCCTGGACGTGGCACGTCAAGCGCGGGGGGCGCGTGAGCGGCGGCCGACGGGAACGGGGTGA
- the ftsW gene encoding putative lipid II flippase FtsW, producing MNSPLARWRHRDNTSQVASEPAPDEAPPSPSADEAAEPTTPASQPRAVIAPPTGGPRTRFGAWLGRPMTSFHLIIAVAALLTTMGLIMVLSASGVRSYDDDGSAWVIFGRQVLWTVIGLVACYLALRVPVWLMRRMAFSSYALTIVLLVLVLVPGIGHYANGCRGWFVVAGFSMQPSELTKIAFAIWGAHLLAARRMERASLREMLIPLVPAAVIALALIVAQPDLGQTVSMGIILLALLWYAGLPLRVFLSSLFAVIVSGAILAVSEGYRSDRVRSWLNPGQDPQDSGYQARQAKFALANGGIFGHGLGQGTAKWNYLPNAHNDFIFAIIGEELGFVGAFGLLALFGLFAYTGMRIARRSADPFLRLLTATTTMWVIGQVFINVGYVIGLLPVTGIQLPLISAGGTSTATTLLMIGVMANAARHEPEAVAALRAGRDDRMNRLLRLPLPQPYSPTRAEALRDRLRARPQPSKKQRKPDRTASASRAARSAKGRAADRPARRSGHHGERQRHAGQRQPRSGRARALEGQRY from the coding sequence ATGAACAGCCCGCTGGCCCGGTGGCGGCACCGGGACAACACGTCGCAGGTCGCGAGCGAACCAGCGCCGGACGAGGCGCCGCCGTCCCCGTCCGCTGATGAGGCCGCGGAACCGACGACCCCGGCCAGCCAGCCGCGAGCTGTCATCGCCCCGCCGACGGGCGGACCACGCACCCGGTTCGGCGCCTGGCTGGGCCGGCCGATGACGTCGTTTCACCTGATCATCGCTGTCGCGGCGCTGCTGACCACCATGGGTTTGATCATGGTGTTGTCGGCGTCCGGAGTGCGGTCCTATGACGACGACGGCTCGGCGTGGGTTATCTTCGGCCGGCAGGTGTTGTGGACCGTCATCGGGCTCGTGGCGTGCTACCTGGCGCTGCGGGTACCGGTGTGGCTGATGCGGCGCATGGCATTTTCCAGCTACGCGCTGACGATCGTGTTGCTGGTATTGGTGCTGGTCCCCGGGATAGGCCACTACGCCAACGGCTGCCGCGGCTGGTTCGTGGTGGCGGGGTTCTCGATGCAGCCCTCGGAGCTGACCAAAATCGCCTTCGCAATCTGGGGAGCCCATCTGTTGGCGGCCCGCCGCATGGAGCGGGCCTCGCTGCGAGAAATGCTGATTCCGCTGGTGCCGGCCGCCGTCATCGCGTTGGCGCTGATCGTGGCCCAGCCCGACCTCGGCCAGACGGTGTCGATGGGCATCATCCTGCTGGCCCTGCTGTGGTATGCCGGCCTGCCGCTGCGGGTGTTTTTGAGTTCGCTGTTCGCGGTCATCGTCTCCGGCGCGATCCTGGCGGTCTCGGAAGGTTACCGCTCCGACCGGGTGCGGTCATGGCTCAATCCCGGGCAGGATCCCCAAGACTCCGGATACCAAGCCCGCCAGGCGAAGTTCGCGCTGGCCAACGGCGGCATCTTCGGCCACGGTCTTGGGCAGGGCACCGCGAAATGGAACTACCTGCCCAACGCCCACAACGACTTCATCTTCGCGATCATCGGCGAGGAACTCGGCTTCGTCGGCGCATTCGGGCTGCTGGCCCTGTTCGGGCTGTTCGCCTATACCGGGATGCGGATCGCCCGCCGATCAGCCGACCCGTTCCTGCGGCTGCTCACCGCCACCACCACGATGTGGGTGATCGGCCAGGTGTTCATCAACGTCGGGTATGTGATCGGGCTGCTCCCCGTCACCGGCATTCAGTTGCCGCTCATCTCTGCGGGTGGAACATCAACGGCCACAACACTTCTCATGATCGGCGTGATGGCGAACGCGGCGCGTCACGAACCGGAGGCGGTGGCCGCGCTGCGGGCCGGCCGCGACGACCGGATGAACCGGCTGCTGCGGCTACCGCTGCCCCAGCCCTACTCGCCGACCCGGGCCGAGGCTCTGCGTGATCGGCTGCGTGCGCGTCCGCAACCATCTAAGAAGCAGCGCAAGCCCGATCGCACGGCGTCGGCGTCTCGGGCGGCGCGATCAGCCAAAGGCCGTGCGGCCGATCGGCCGGCGCGCCGATCGGGGCATCATGGAGAGCGTCAACGCCACGCCGGCCAGCGTCAGCCACGCAGCGGGCGTGCTCGCGCACTGGAAGGTCAGCGTTATTGA
- the murD gene encoding UDP-N-acetylmuramoyl-L-alanine--D-glutamate ligase yields the protein MGYEAGLDPLAPDAPVLVAGAGMTGRSVLAALAPLGVRPTLCDDDPAALQHYADGGVATTRPSDAAQHIGDYALVVTSPGFRPTAPLLAAAAAAGVPIWGDVELAWRLDSSGHYGPPRRWLVVTGTNGKTTTTSMLHAMLTAAGLDARLCGNIGNPLLDALAEPADLLAVELSSFQLHWAPSMRPEAGAVLNIAEDHLDWHGSMAAYTAAKARVLGGRVAVVGLDDERAAALLDTATAPVRVGFRLGQPAAGELGVRDGQLVDRAFADNLALAPVDSIPVPGPVGVLDALGAAALARCVGVPARAVADALASFRVGRHRAEVVAVVGGVRYVDDSKATNPHAAEASALAYPRVVWVAGGLLKGASIDATVARIANRLVGAVLIGRDRTAFADALSRHAPDVPVVHVVTGEDADVHATNETFVTAVAEDATGQSLGKRVMTAAVAAARGLAQPGDTVLLAPAGASFDQFSDYADRGEAFAAAVRAASR from the coding sequence ATGGGCTACGAGGCCGGGCTGGACCCGCTCGCACCGGACGCGCCCGTGCTGGTGGCCGGCGCCGGTATGACGGGGCGTTCGGTGCTGGCCGCACTGGCGCCGCTGGGTGTCCGCCCGACGCTGTGCGACGACGACCCAGCCGCATTGCAGCACTACGCCGACGGCGGCGTGGCCACGACGCGTCCGTCCGACGCTGCCCAGCACATCGGCGACTACGCGCTGGTGGTCACCAGTCCCGGCTTCAGACCGACGGCCCCGCTGCTGGCCGCAGCCGCCGCGGCCGGCGTGCCGATCTGGGGCGACGTGGAATTGGCCTGGCGGCTCGACTCGTCCGGCCACTACGGACCGCCGCGCCGCTGGCTGGTAGTCACCGGCACCAACGGCAAGACCACCACGACCTCGATGCTGCACGCCATGCTCACCGCCGCCGGCCTCGACGCCCGGCTGTGCGGCAACATCGGCAACCCGCTGCTGGACGCGCTGGCCGAGCCTGCCGATCTGCTGGCGGTGGAACTGTCCAGTTTCCAGCTGCACTGGGCGCCGTCGATGCGGCCCGAGGCCGGCGCGGTACTCAACATCGCCGAAGACCACCTCGACTGGCACGGCAGCATGGCCGCCTACACGGCGGCCAAGGCACGGGTGCTGGGCGGCCGGGTGGCGGTGGTCGGGCTCGACGACGAACGCGCAGCAGCACTGCTGGACACCGCGACCGCGCCAGTGAGGGTCGGCTTTCGGCTCGGCCAACCCGCTGCCGGAGAACTCGGCGTGCGCGACGGGCAGCTGGTCGACCGCGCCTTCGCCGACAACCTCGCCTTGGCTCCGGTCGACTCGATACCGGTACCGGGCCCCGTCGGCGTGCTCGACGCACTCGGCGCCGCAGCGCTGGCCCGCTGCGTCGGGGTGCCCGCCCGCGCGGTGGCCGACGCGCTGGCGTCGTTTCGCGTCGGGCGACACCGAGCCGAGGTCGTCGCCGTCGTCGGCGGCGTCCGCTACGTCGACGACTCCAAGGCCACCAACCCGCACGCCGCCGAGGCGTCGGCGCTGGCCTACCCGCGGGTGGTATGGGTCGCTGGAGGCCTGCTCAAGGGCGCATCGATCGACGCGACCGTCGCCAGAATCGCAAACCGGCTGGTCGGGGCGGTTTTGATCGGCCGCGACCGAACCGCTTTTGCCGACGCGTTATCGCGACACGCGCCCGATGTCCCCGTCGTCCACGTAGTGACAGGCGAGGATGCTGATGTGCATGCGACAAATGAGACATTTGTTACTGCTGTGGCAGAAGATGCCACCGGCCAGAGCCTGGGTAAGCGGGTGATGACCGCCGCCGTGGCCGCAGCCCGTGGCCTCGCCCAACCCGGAGACACCGTGCTACTGGCACCGGCCGGCGCGTCGTTCGACCAGTTCAGCGACTACGCCGACCGCGGCGAGGCGTTCGCCGCCGCCGTGCGCGCCGCTAGCCGGTAG
- the mraY gene encoding phospho-N-acetylmuramoyl-pentapeptide-transferase, with translation MIEILIAVGISLTVSILLTPALIRLFNRQGFGHEIREDGPPSHRTKRGTPSMGGVAILAGIWAGYLGTHLAGLAFDSYGPSASGLLVLLLATALGAVGFVDDLIKVRRARNLGLNKTAKMVGQITAAVLFAVLVLQFRNTDGLTPASSDLSYVREIATVTLAPALFVLFCVVVVSAWSNAVNFTDGLDGLAGGSMAMVTAAYVLITFWQYRNACATAPGLGCYNVRDPLDLALVAAATAGACIGFLWWNAAPARIFMGDTGSLALGGILAGISVTSRTEVLAVVLGSLFVAEITSVVLQILAFRTTGRRVFRMAPFHHHFELAGWAETTVIVRFWLLTAISCGLGVALFYSEWLAAIGD, from the coding sequence ATGATCGAGATTCTCATCGCCGTCGGCATCTCGCTGACGGTGTCAATCTTGTTGACGCCAGCGCTGATCCGGTTGTTCAACAGGCAGGGCTTCGGCCACGAGATCCGCGAGGACGGGCCCCCGAGTCATAGGACGAAGCGCGGCACGCCCTCGATGGGCGGAGTGGCGATCCTGGCCGGCATCTGGGCGGGCTACTTGGGCACCCATCTGGCGGGCCTGGCCTTCGACAGCTACGGACCTTCGGCGTCAGGCCTGCTGGTCTTGCTTCTGGCGACCGCGCTCGGTGCTGTCGGGTTCGTCGACGACCTGATCAAGGTCCGGCGGGCCCGCAACCTGGGGTTGAACAAGACCGCCAAGATGGTCGGACAGATCACGGCGGCGGTTTTGTTCGCTGTGCTGGTGCTGCAGTTCCGCAACACCGACGGCTTGACCCCGGCCAGTTCCGACCTGTCCTACGTCCGCGAAATCGCTACTGTCACTTTGGCTCCCGCCTTGTTCGTACTGTTCTGCGTGGTCGTGGTCAGCGCCTGGTCGAACGCGGTCAACTTCACCGACGGCCTCGACGGACTGGCGGGCGGATCCATGGCGATGGTCACCGCGGCCTACGTGCTAATCACGTTCTGGCAGTACCGCAACGCCTGCGCAACCGCGCCGGGGCTGGGCTGCTACAACGTGCGCGATCCGCTGGATCTGGCGCTCGTCGCCGCGGCGACGGCCGGCGCCTGCATCGGCTTTCTGTGGTGGAACGCCGCGCCGGCCAGAATCTTCATGGGCGACACCGGATCGCTGGCGCTGGGTGGCATTCTCGCGGGCATCTCGGTGACCAGCCGCACCGAAGTCCTCGCCGTCGTCCTGGGTTCGTTGTTCGTCGCCGAGATCACCTCCGTGGTGCTGCAAATCCTGGCCTTTCGCACCACCGGTCGGCGGGTGTTCCGAATGGCGCCCTTCCACCACCATTTCGAGCTCGCCGGCTGGGCCGAGACCACGGTGATCGTGCGGTTCTGGCTGCTCACCGCGATCAGCTGCGGCCTGGGTGTGGCCCTGTTCTACAGCGAGTGGCTGGCCGCGATCGGCGACTGA
- a CDS encoding UDP-N-acetylmuramoyl-tripeptide--D-alanyl-D-alanine ligase translates to MIDLTVAQIADIVGGELADISPQAAAQLHITGTVEFDSRKVTAGGLFLALPGARTDGHDHAAAAVAVGAVAVLAARPVGVPAIVVRPQPGQTHDALAGLLEHDHDGSAAAVLAALAKLAAAVAAELISKGLIVIGVTGSSGKTSTKDLLAAVLAPLGEVVAPPGSFNNELGHPWTVLRATPSTDYLVLELSARHPGNIAALAAIAPPKIGVVLNVGTAHLGEFGSREAIAATKSELPQAVPASGVVILNADDPAVAAMANKTAARVVRVSRNPHTDAGPSDVWAGPVTLDELARPHFTLHTGDSAVDVHLGVHGEHQVSNALCAAAVALECGASLEQVAETLASAGPVSRHRMHVTTRPDGVTVIDDAYNANPDSMRAGLQALASIAHQTPQPRRSWAVLGEMAELGDDAITEHDRIGRLAVRLDVSRLVVVGTGRSMSAMHQGAVMEGSWGAEATPVADPDAALALLRAELQPGDVVLVKASNAAGLGALADALVADAAGGDGRGVRS, encoded by the coding sequence GTGATAGACCTGACCGTCGCGCAGATCGCCGACATCGTCGGCGGCGAACTCGCCGACATCTCACCGCAGGCCGCCGCGCAGCTGCATATCACCGGAACCGTCGAATTCGACTCGCGCAAAGTCACTGCAGGCGGGCTGTTTCTGGCGCTGCCCGGGGCGCGCACCGACGGCCACGACCACGCAGCCGCGGCGGTGGCCGTGGGCGCGGTCGCGGTGCTGGCCGCCCGGCCGGTCGGCGTGCCAGCCATCGTGGTCCGTCCTCAGCCCGGCCAAACCCATGACGCGCTGGCCGGGCTGCTTGAGCACGACCACGACGGCTCCGCGGCGGCGGTGCTGGCCGCGCTGGCCAAATTGGCCGCTGCCGTCGCCGCAGAGCTAATCAGCAAGGGGCTGATCGTCATTGGGGTCACCGGTTCGTCGGGCAAGACCTCGACCAAGGACCTGCTGGCCGCCGTGCTCGCCCCGCTGGGCGAAGTAGTGGCACCGCCCGGGTCGTTCAACAACGAACTGGGTCACCCCTGGACTGTCCTGCGCGCCACGCCCAGCACCGACTACCTCGTTCTGGAATTGTCAGCCCGCCATCCCGGCAACATCGCCGCGCTGGCGGCGATCGCACCACCCAAGATCGGCGTGGTGCTCAACGTCGGCACGGCGCACTTGGGCGAATTCGGGTCCAGGGAAGCGATCGCGGCAACGAAATCCGAACTGCCGCAAGCAGTTCCGGCTTCAGGTGTGGTGATACTCAACGCCGACGACCCGGCGGTGGCGGCGATGGCCAACAAAACCGCGGCCCGGGTAGTGCGGGTCAGCCGAAACCCACACACCGACGCCGGCCCCAGCGACGTGTGGGCCGGACCGGTCACCCTCGACGAGCTGGCCCGGCCACACTTCACCCTGCACACCGGCGACTCCGCGGTCGACGTCCACCTCGGCGTGCACGGCGAACACCAGGTCAGCAATGCGCTGTGCGCCGCCGCGGTCGCCTTGGAGTGCGGCGCCAGCCTCGAACAAGTCGCGGAAACGCTGGCCAGCGCCGGTCCGGTGTCGCGGCACCGCATGCACGTGACCACCCGCCCCGACGGGGTGACCGTCATCGACGACGCCTACAACGCCAACCCGGACTCGATGCGCGCAGGCTTGCAGGCCCTGGCCTCGATCGCCCATCAGACACCACAGCCGCGACGCAGCTGGGCCGTGCTGGGCGAGATGGCCGAACTCGGGGACGACGCGATAACCGAGCATGACCGCATCGGCCGGCTGGCGGTGCGCTTAGATGTGTCTCGTCTCGTTGTCGTCGGAACGGGGAGGTCGATGAGCGCCATGCACCAGGGCGCGGTGATGGAGGGCTCGTGGGGAGCCGAGGCCACCCCCGTCGCCGACCCGGACGCCGCCCTGGCATTGCTGCGCGCCGAGCTGCAGCCGGGCGATGTGGTGCTGGTGAAGGCGTCCAACGCCGCCGGGCTCGGCGCGCTGGCGGATGCGCTGGTCGCCGATGCTGCCGGCGGTGATGGCCGGGGCGTTCGCTCATGA